In Aureibacillus halotolerans, a single genomic region encodes these proteins:
- a CDS encoding putative polysaccharide biosynthesis protein, whose product MAVSRLLRGTFLLTSATFISKFLGMILVFPLNALLGEQGGALYSYAYIPYSIMLSIATMGVPLAVSKFISKYNTIGDYQTGRRLFRSGLKVMGLTGVISFLFLFIIAPWIAPFVVNEGSVHATSDVVNVIRLVSTALIIVPAMSLMRGFFQGHQSMGPSAVSTVIEQIIRVAFIVIGCSIALYWFQSDMQTAVGIATLAAFVGALGGLVTLVYFWKKRKDGLNEMLTQSKPHPKKPLDEVYRELLRYAIPFVFVGLAVPLFQLVDMFTFNTALAVSGFSGDTSGAFSAYTLYGHKLIMIPVSLATGFALTLIPTVTSAYVAKRTTDVHKYITQALQIIIFLIMPAALGLSILAKPAYAAFFGISDQFSVYASILGWYAPAALLFALFTITTSILQGVNRQRVAMLSLTIGFIVKCLLTYPLILVLQADGAPVATMLGFGFAVLFNFYAIHRTTGYPFKRLKRRSLLVFLMCLFMCLCVGIWSATLQVWLPIENNRWNAVVVLGTGVLIGALIYGLVALRTGYAEKVFGPGLMKKLRLRA is encoded by the coding sequence ATGGCAGTTTCGCGCTTATTGCGGGGCACTTTTTTATTGACTTCCGCCACATTTATCTCGAAATTTTTAGGTATGATTCTCGTTTTTCCACTAAACGCGCTCTTAGGTGAACAGGGCGGTGCATTATACTCTTATGCTTACATACCTTATTCCATCATGTTAAGTATTGCGACGATGGGAGTTCCTTTAGCTGTCTCGAAATTCATTTCGAAATACAATACGATAGGTGATTATCAAACGGGGAGACGATTGTTTCGTTCTGGTCTCAAGGTGATGGGTTTGACGGGCGTCATTTCTTTTCTTTTTCTCTTTATCATCGCGCCTTGGATTGCGCCCTTTGTCGTCAATGAAGGCTCCGTGCATGCCACCTCTGACGTGGTCAATGTGATTCGACTTGTGTCGACAGCGCTCATTATCGTACCAGCAATGAGCTTGATGAGAGGATTCTTTCAAGGCCATCAGTCTATGGGGCCATCAGCAGTGTCTACCGTTATTGAACAAATCATCCGCGTCGCCTTCATTGTGATTGGATGTTCCATTGCTTTGTATTGGTTCCAAAGTGATATGCAAACAGCTGTAGGCATAGCGACACTTGCTGCCTTTGTTGGAGCACTTGGTGGTCTCGTCACGTTAGTGTATTTTTGGAAAAAACGCAAAGATGGACTTAATGAGATGCTGACACAGAGCAAACCTCATCCGAAAAAACCGTTGGATGAAGTGTATCGAGAATTATTACGTTACGCGATACCCTTTGTGTTTGTTGGGCTTGCAGTGCCGTTGTTTCAGCTTGTTGATATGTTTACGTTTAATACAGCACTCGCTGTGTCTGGCTTCAGTGGCGACACGAGTGGGGCATTTTCAGCGTATACCCTTTACGGGCACAAGCTCATCATGATTCCAGTTTCACTCGCGACAGGCTTCGCGTTAACGTTAATTCCAACGGTAACGTCTGCTTATGTTGCAAAACGCACGACAGATGTACACAAATACATCACTCAAGCGTTACAGATCATTATCTTTCTTATCATGCCAGCCGCTCTAGGTTTGTCGATCCTAGCGAAGCCAGCCTATGCAGCATTTTTCGGCATTTCAGACCAATTTTCAGTGTACGCGTCTATTTTAGGTTGGTATGCGCCAGCCGCCTTGTTGTTTGCGCTCTTTACAATTACGACATCCATCTTACAAGGTGTCAATCGTCAAAGAGTTGCGATGTTAAGCTTAACGATAGGCTTTATCGTTAAATGCTTACTCACCTATCCGCTCATCCTTGTGCTCCAAGCGGATGGTGCACCGGTTGCCACAATGCTTGGATTTGGGTTTGCCGTGCTCTTTAATTTTTATGCCATACACCGCACAACAGGATATCCGTTCAAGCGCTTGAAAAGACGTTCATTATTGGTTTTTCTGATGTGCCTGTTCATGTGCCTTTGCGTTGGCATTTGGAGTGCTACGCTTCAAGTATGGTTGCCCATTGAAAACAATCGTTGGAATGCTGTTGTTGTTCTTGGGACAGGCGTACTAATCGGTGCGCTTATCTATGGATTAGTCGCTTTAAGAACAGGTTATGCAGAGAAGGTTTTTGGTCCAGGACTTATGAAAAAGCTTAGATTGAGAGCTTGA
- a CDS encoding DeoR family transcriptional regulator produces MNPSTGRMLTRVKSIYIYIRQNGTVSTSELVDEFGITQRTIQRDLHVLAYNDLVHSPSRGHWTTTERHKATVAK; encoded by the coding sequence TTGAATCCATCAACCGGCCGGATGTTAACACGAGTGAAATCCATTTATATTTATATCCGCCAAAACGGTACTGTATCTACTAGCGAGCTCGTCGACGAATTTGGGATTACCCAACGAACGATCCAGAGAGACCTGCATGTATTGGCATATAATGATTTGGTACACAGCCCTAGCCGCGGACATTGGACAACCACCGAAAGACACAAAGCGACAGTTGCTAAATAA
- a CDS encoding Dps family protein codes for MSTEQRAKDVAELELQVNRQLSNLHVLYIKLHHYHWYVKGPHFFSLHEKFEDMYDSTKNHIDEIAEHMLAIKMKPCASMDEFMRNATIKEASGHEAADEMVETISDDLFAIGEESKQLIESLEEHQEFAIADVFHAMLEEYKKDDWMLRAYLNKE; via the coding sequence ATGTCAACCGAACAAAGAGCGAAAGACGTTGCCGAACTAGAGCTACAAGTGAACAGACAATTGTCCAACCTGCATGTCCTCTATATTAAATTGCACCATTATCACTGGTATGTGAAGGGACCACATTTCTTCTCACTCCATGAGAAATTTGAAGATATGTACGATTCCACTAAAAATCATATTGATGAAATTGCAGAGCATATGTTGGCGATTAAAATGAAGCCATGTGCGTCGATGGACGAGTTTATGCGCAATGCGACAATTAAAGAAGCGAGTGGTCATGAGGCAGCTGATGAAATGGTTGAAACCATTTCAGATGATTTGTTTGCTATCGGTGAAGAGTCCAAGCAGCTCATTGAAAGCCTTGAAGAGCATCAAGAATTCGCCATCGCTGATGTATTCCATGCCATGCTCGAAGAATACAAAAAAGATGACTGGATGCTGCGCGCTTACTTAAATAAAGAGTAA
- a CDS encoding rhodanese-like domain-containing protein, translated as MKEMTAKELEQTLETSSFVVVDVREDEEVAEGIIPEALHIRLSTLPERIEELDKTKEIVFVCRSGKRSAMAADFADNQGFQTTNMVGGMLAWEGPTKTPEK; from the coding sequence ATGAAGGAAATGACAGCGAAAGAGCTCGAACAGACATTGGAGACTTCATCTTTTGTCGTTGTCGATGTTCGTGAAGATGAAGAAGTGGCTGAAGGAATCATTCCAGAGGCTTTGCATATAAGACTCTCAACGTTGCCTGAAAGAATTGAAGAGCTGGATAAGACAAAGGAAATTGTTTTTGTATGCCGCTCAGGGAAACGTAGCGCAATGGCAGCCGACTTTGCTGACAATCAAGGGTTTCAAACGACGAATATGGTAGGTGGCATGCTCGCTTGGGAAGGCCCTACCAAGACTCCGGAGAAATAA
- a CDS encoding S-layer homology domain-containing protein: VCRNYHYTGFGEVLYFLCGFTLRAVWVRSYEMDSSVFLITVIAIATTIVKAEAKVFSDVSNSHWANSSIQNAVGQGILKGYGNGTFGPDRDITRAEFVTILTRMIDAESNSSSYSDVQGHWAEDAIASAKASGIVGHASTFRPNASLSRKTMAVWVAKALGVENSSYNQAFADSKTALLPFTDHKQFKGADQQGAAVAFGTGIMKGFPDDSFKPGETTTRAEVASVIQRFQNVVKKSPDSFDDLNELIEVSITGTNIITRVPEASIIGGEFEEVRGKEITLKNNIGVDRVLMNIFLTDDSIYRKMFLDIELEGTLPIAIYKNHFTTVSVDDEWSYELSYGNALGFSGFLVGGSRIDENLADQFNYKTRPLDISNFYKKSKQNTFWTINYLRDGGRYSITTDNGSEFEIAL; encoded by the coding sequence GTGTGTCGCAACTATCATTATACAGGTTTTGGGGAGGTGCTCTATTTTTTATGTGGTTTTACTCTTAGAGCCGTATGGGTTCGGAGTTATGAAATGGATTCAAGTGTATTCCTTATTACAGTAATTGCAATAGCTACAACCATTGTGAAAGCGGAGGCGAAAGTATTTTCCGATGTATCCAATTCGCATTGGGCCAATTCCAGCATTCAGAACGCAGTTGGTCAAGGCATTTTAAAAGGCTATGGCAATGGAACTTTTGGTCCAGATCGGGATATTACTCGTGCAGAGTTTGTCACTATCCTTACACGTATGATTGATGCGGAATCGAATAGCTCTAGCTATTCAGATGTTCAGGGTCATTGGGCTGAAGATGCGATTGCTAGCGCGAAGGCGTCAGGCATTGTTGGACATGCTTCAACATTCCGTCCTAATGCGTCGTTGTCTAGAAAAACAATGGCTGTTTGGGTGGCCAAAGCACTTGGAGTAGAAAACAGTTCGTACAATCAAGCGTTCGCAGACAGCAAGACTGCATTGCTTCCGTTTACGGATCACAAGCAGTTTAAAGGAGCAGACCAGCAAGGTGCAGCTGTCGCATTTGGTACAGGGATTATGAAAGGCTTTCCAGATGATAGCTTTAAGCCAGGGGAAACAACAACACGTGCAGAAGTGGCATCAGTTATTCAACGTTTTCAGAACGTTGTGAAGAAAAGTCCGGATTCATTCGATGATTTGAACGAATTAATTGAGGTTTCAATAACTGGTACAAATATAATTACAAGGGTCCCAGAGGCAAGCATAATAGGAGGGGAATTTGAAGAAGTAAGAGGGAAAGAGATTACATTGAAGAATAACATTGGTGTAGATCGTGTACTTATGAACATTTTTTTAACAGACGATAGTATTTACCGGAAAATGTTTCTAGATATTGAACTTGAGGGAACTCTACCTATTGCTATCTATAAAAATCATTTTACTACTGTTAGCGTCGATGATGAATGGTCATATGAGCTGTCTTACGGTAATGCTCTTGGTTTTTCAGGTTTTTTGGTTGGGGGAAGCAGAATAGATGAAAACCTCGCCGATCAATTTAATTATAAAACAAGACCGTTAGACATTTCCAACTTTTATAAAAAAAGTAAACAAAACACGTTTTGGACCATTAATTATCTAAGAGATGGTGGACGTTACTCTATTACTACTGACAATGGAAGCGAATTTGAAATTGCTTTATGA
- the cysK gene encoding cysteine synthase A, with protein sequence MTIVNNIAELIGNTPLLKLNKLSPKDGAAVYAKLEMMNPSGSVKDRAAYQMIQSAEEKGQIKPGATIIEPTSGNTGIGLAMNAAARGYKAILVMPDTMSQERVNLLKAYGADVVLTPGDEKMPGAIRKAKRLVKEIDNSFMPMQFSNDANPEAHRMSTAPEIIDAMNELGKPLDAFVATAGTGGTITGTGEELKKAFPDIAIHVVEPDGSPVLSGGKPGRHKLVGTSPGFIPDILNQDVYSSIIRLKDEDAYKTARDLARLEGLLVGPSSGAACFAALTVAKNLTPEQTVVFIACDTGERYLSGDLFDFQ encoded by the coding sequence TTGACCATTGTAAATAACATCGCTGAATTAATTGGAAACACACCATTACTTAAGCTGAATAAACTCAGCCCAAAAGATGGTGCTGCGGTCTACGCAAAACTTGAGATGATGAACCCAAGCGGAAGCGTAAAAGATCGAGCAGCCTATCAAATGATACAATCTGCTGAGGAAAAAGGTCAAATCAAACCTGGGGCAACCATTATTGAACCAACAAGTGGCAATACCGGGATTGGCTTGGCGATGAACGCAGCAGCACGTGGCTATAAAGCCATTCTTGTGATGCCCGACACGATGTCTCAAGAGCGCGTTAATTTATTGAAGGCTTACGGTGCTGACGTTGTTCTCACACCAGGGGATGAAAAAATGCCAGGCGCCATTCGAAAAGCAAAACGGCTAGTAAAAGAAATTGATAACAGCTTTATGCCAATGCAATTTAGCAATGATGCCAACCCTGAGGCCCACAGAATGTCAACAGCTCCTGAAATTATCGACGCGATGAACGAGCTTGGCAAGCCATTAGATGCTTTTGTTGCAACTGCTGGCACAGGCGGGACCATTACTGGGACAGGCGAAGAGTTGAAAAAAGCCTTTCCGGACATTGCCATTCACGTCGTAGAACCTGATGGATCGCCAGTTTTATCTGGTGGAAAACCAGGCAGGCATAAGCTTGTTGGCACAAGTCCAGGATTTATTCCAGATATATTAAATCAAGACGTTTACTCTTCTATCATCAGATTAAAGGATGAGGACGCTTATAAAACGGCAAGGGATCTCGCTCGGTTAGAAGGTCTTCTTGTTGGTCCATCAAGTGGAGCTGCGTGCTTTGCTGCATTAACCGTAGCGAAAAACTTAACCCCTGAACAAACCGTTGTGTTTATTGCCTGTGATACAGGGGAGCGCTATTTATCTGGTGACTTATTTGATTTCCAGTAA